One region of Sphingomonas abietis genomic DNA includes:
- the uvrB gene encoding excinuclease ABC subunit UvrB produces the protein MAIQIRTSLAEPEAQPMFMPHRPERPEKSEGGKAFKLVSDYSPSGDQPTAIAELSQAARDGERTQVLLGVTGSGKTFTMAKVIEELQRPALILAPNKILAAQLYGEFKQFFPENAVEFFVSYYDYYQPEAYVPRSDTYIEKESSVNEAIDRMRHSATRSLLERDDVLIVASVSCLYGIGSVETYSAMTFQLKKGQTADQREIIRKLVALQYKRNEAAFQRGAFRVRGDNLELFPSHYEDTAWRIAFFGDEIESITEFDPLTGKKVANLDYVKVYANSHYVTPGPTLKQATEAIKHELAERLKELVSEGKLIEAQRIEQRTQFDLEMIAATGSCAGIENYSRFLTGRLPGEPPPTLFEYLPENALLFVDESHQTVPQVGGMARGDHRRKITLAEYGFRLPSCIDNRPLRFNEWDAMRPQTIAVSATPGTWEMEEAGGVFAEQVIRPTGLIDPPVEVRPVEHQVDDLVQECRDTAAKGYRSLVTTLTKRMAEDLTEYLHEAGLRVRYMHSDVETLERIELIRDLRLGVYDILVGINLLREGLDIPECGLVAILDADKEGFLRSETSLIQTIGRAARNVEGKVILYADRITGSMERAMAETSRRREKQEAYNLEHGITPATIKRDVTDIVGHLASRDQVTVETGIEDAPHMVGHNLRAYIEDLEKRMRKAAGDLEFEEAGRLRDEIRKLEQEELGLPVEQHRAAPRGHSTLGKPGTRQTRYGKQKQARMEKRSRS, from the coding sequence ATGGCCATCCAGATTCGCACCAGCCTCGCCGAACCCGAGGCGCAGCCCATGTTCATGCCGCACCGCCCCGAACGGCCGGAGAAGAGCGAGGGCGGCAAGGCGTTCAAGCTGGTCTCGGACTATTCCCCCTCGGGCGACCAGCCGACCGCGATCGCCGAACTGTCGCAGGCGGCGCGCGACGGCGAGCGGACCCAGGTGCTGCTCGGCGTCACCGGATCGGGCAAGACCTTCACCATGGCCAAGGTGATCGAGGAGTTGCAGCGGCCGGCGCTGATCCTCGCCCCCAACAAGATCCTCGCCGCCCAGCTCTATGGCGAGTTCAAGCAGTTCTTCCCCGAAAATGCGGTGGAGTTCTTCGTCTCTTATTATGACTATTACCAGCCCGAGGCCTATGTCCCGCGCTCCGATACCTATATCGAGAAGGAAAGCTCGGTGAACGAGGCGATCGACCGGATGCGCCATTCGGCGACCCGATCGCTGCTCGAGCGCGACGATGTGCTGATCGTCGCGTCGGTGTCGTGCCTCTACGGCATCGGTTCGGTCGAGACCTATTCGGCGATGACCTTCCAGCTCAAGAAGGGCCAGACCGCCGACCAGCGCGAGATCATCCGCAAGCTGGTCGCGCTCCAGTACAAGCGCAACGAAGCCGCCTTCCAGCGCGGTGCTTTCCGGGTGCGTGGCGACAATCTCGAGCTGTTCCCCTCCCATTATGAGGACACCGCCTGGCGCATCGCCTTCTTCGGCGACGAGATCGAGAGCATCACCGAGTTCGATCCGCTCACCGGCAAGAAGGTGGCTAATCTCGATTATGTGAAGGTCTACGCCAATTCGCATTATGTGACGCCGGGGCCGACGCTCAAGCAGGCGACCGAGGCGATCAAGCATGAGCTGGCCGAGCGACTCAAGGAGCTGGTGTCCGAGGGCAAGCTGATCGAGGCGCAGCGGATCGAGCAGCGCACCCAGTTCGACCTGGAGATGATCGCGGCGACCGGCAGCTGTGCGGGCATCGAGAATTATTCGCGCTTCCTGACAGGACGCCTGCCCGGCGAGCCGCCGCCGACTTTGTTCGAATATCTGCCCGAAAATGCGCTGCTGTTCGTCGACGAGAGCCACCAGACCGTGCCGCAGGTCGGCGGCATGGCGCGGGGCGATCACCGGCGCAAGATCACGCTCGCCGAATATGGCTTCCGCCTGCCGTCCTGCATCGACAACCGCCCGCTGCGCTTCAACGAATGGGATGCGATGCGCCCGCAGACCATCGCCGTCTCCGCCACGCCGGGGACGTGGGAGATGGAGGAGGCGGGCGGCGTCTTCGCCGAGCAGGTGATCCGCCCCACCGGGCTGATCGATCCGCCGGTCGAGGTCCGCCCGGTCGAGCATCAGGTCGACGATCTGGTGCAGGAATGCCGCGATACCGCCGCCAAGGGCTATCGCAGCCTCGTCACCACGCTGACCAAGCGGATGGCCGAGGATCTCACCGAATATCTCCACGAGGCCGGCCTGCGCGTCCGCTACATGCACAGCGACGTCGAGACGCTGGAGCGTATCGAGCTGATCCGCGACCTGCGGCTGGGCGTCTACGACATCCTCGTCGGCATCAACCTGCTGCGCGAGGGGCTCGACATCCCCGAATGCGGGCTGGTCGCAATCCTCGATGCCGACAAGGAAGGGTTCCTGCGCTCCGAAACCTCGCTGATCCAGACGATCGGGCGCGCCGCGCGCAACGTCGAGGGCAAGGTGATCCTCTATGCCGACCGGATCACCGGATCGATGGAACGCGCCATGGCCGAGACCTCGCGCCGCCGCGAGAAGCAGGAGGCCTATAACCTCGAACATGGCATCACGCCCGCCACCATCAAGCGGGACGTCACCGATATCGTCGGCCATCTCGCCAGCCGCGACCAGGTGACGGTGGAGACCGGGATCGAGGATGCGCCGCACATGGTCGGCCACAATCTGCGCGCCTATATCGAGGATCTCGAGAAGCGGATGCGCAAGGCGGCCGGCGACCTCGAATTCGAGGAGGCCGGGCGGCTGCGCGACGAGATCCGCAAGCTCGAACAGGAAGAGCTCGGCCTGCCGGTGGAGCAGCATCGCGCCGCGCCGCGCGGCCATTCGACGCTCGGCAAGCCCGGCACCCGGCAGACCCGCTACGGCAAGCAGAAGCAGGCGCGGATGGAGAAACGATCGCGGAGCTGA
- a CDS encoding DUF3617 domain-containing protein yields the protein MHVPRLIAALPLLLAAAPALPLTPGAWEETLVYALDSVNGSQQAAARMASALPDPQPRQSCLSASDIAHPQTLFLAGAEQSCRFARFTMADGKIEADGECSDGHGQTMHVSGTGRYSATSYDFSFTGTGQAGRLALAFRGRDSGRRIGVCTAF from the coding sequence ATGCATGTTCCCCGCCTGATCGCCGCCCTGCCCCTCCTCCTGGCTGCCGCGCCGGCCTTGCCGCTGACGCCCGGCGCGTGGGAGGAAACGCTCGTCTACGCGCTCGACAGCGTCAACGGATCGCAGCAGGCGGCGGCGCGCATGGCGAGCGCGCTGCCCGATCCCCAGCCCCGCCAGAGCTGCCTGAGCGCCAGCGACATCGCCCATCCGCAGACCCTCTTCCTCGCCGGCGCCGAGCAGAGCTGCCGCTTCGCCCGCTTCACGATGGCGGATGGCAAGATCGAGGCCGACGGCGAGTGCTCGGACGGTCACGGCCAGACCATGCACGTCAGCGGCACCGGCCGCTACAGCGCGACCAGCTATGATTTCAGCTTCACCGGCACCGGGCAGGCCGGCCGGCTCGCCCTCGCCTTCCGGGGCCGCGACAGCGGCCGGCGGATCGGGGTCTGCACCGCTTTCTAG
- a CDS encoding fumarate hydratase, whose amino-acid sequence MTTIIREADLIDSVADALQFISYYHPMDYIRALGAAYQAEQSPAAKDAIAQILTNSRMCAEGHRPICQDTGIVTVLVKWGQQCQLDSDRSLQEVVDEGVRRAYLHPENRLRASILRDPAFGRINTKDNTPSVLHVEMVPGHHVDVQVAAKGGGSENKSKFKMLNPSDSIVDWVLEMLPQMGAGWCPPGMLGIGIGGTAEKAVIMAKESLMGDIDMAQLKERGPQTDIERLRVEIFDKVNALGIGAQGLGGLSTILDVKIMDWPTHAASKPIAMIPNCAATRHAHFHLDGSGPAYLPTPDLNEWPDVEWKPSKESIRVDLDTLTPEVVASWQPGDRLLLNGKMLTGRDAAHKRIADMLAKGEELPVAFKGRVIYYVGPVDPVRDEVVGPAGPTTATRMDKFTKMMLDQGLLAMVGKAERGPAAIAAIKEAKSAYLMAVGGAAYLVSRAIKASKVVGFADLGMEAIYEFEVKDMPVTVAVDAEGTSVHNTGPLVWREKIRKEGLLETA is encoded by the coding sequence ATGACGACCATCATCCGCGAAGCCGATCTGATCGATAGCGTTGCCGACGCCCTCCAGTTCATCTCCTACTATCACCCGATGGACTATATCCGCGCGCTCGGCGCGGCCTATCAGGCCGAGCAATCGCCCGCCGCCAAGGACGCGATCGCGCAGATCCTGACCAATTCGCGGATGTGCGCGGAGGGGCATCGCCCGATCTGCCAGGATACCGGCATCGTCACCGTGTTGGTCAAATGGGGCCAGCAATGCCAGCTGGATTCGGACCGCTCGCTTCAGGAGGTCGTCGATGAGGGCGTCCGCCGCGCCTATCTCCACCCGGAGAACCGGCTGCGCGCCTCGATCCTGCGCGATCCCGCCTTCGGCCGGATCAACACCAAGGACAACACGCCGTCGGTGCTGCATGTCGAGATGGTGCCCGGCCATCATGTCGACGTGCAGGTCGCGGCCAAGGGCGGCGGCTCCGAGAACAAGTCCAAGTTCAAGATGCTCAACCCGTCCGACTCGATCGTCGACTGGGTGCTCGAGATGCTGCCGCAGATGGGCGCCGGCTGGTGCCCGCCCGGCATGCTCGGCATCGGCATCGGCGGCACCGCCGAGAAGGCGGTGATCATGGCCAAGGAATCGCTGATGGGCGATATCGACATGGCGCAGCTCAAGGAGCGCGGCCCGCAGACCGATATCGAGAGGCTCCGCGTCGAGATCTTCGACAAGGTCAACGCGCTCGGCATCGGCGCGCAGGGGCTGGGCGGCCTCTCGACCATCCTCGACGTCAAGATCATGGACTGGCCGACCCACGCCGCCTCCAAGCCGATCGCGATGATCCCCAATTGCGCCGCGACCCGCCACGCCCATTTCCATCTCGACGGCTCCGGCCCGGCCTATCTGCCGACGCCGGATCTCAACGAGTGGCCGGACGTCGAGTGGAAGCCCTCGAAGGAATCGATCCGCGTCGATCTCGACACGCTGACCCCGGAAGTGGTGGCGAGCTGGCAGCCGGGCGATCGCCTGCTGCTCAACGGCAAGATGCTCACCGGCCGCGACGCCGCGCACAAGCGCATCGCCGACATGCTCGCCAAGGGCGAGGAGCTGCCGGTCGCCTTCAAGGGCCGGGTGATCTATTATGTCGGCCCGGTCGATCCGGTGCGGGACGAGGTGGTCGGCCCGGCCGGCCCGACCACTGCCACCCGCATGGACAAGTTCACCAAGATGATGCTCGATCAGGGCCTGCTGGCGATGGTCGGCAAGGCGGAGCGCGGCCCGGCGGCGATCGCCGCGATCAAGGAGGCGAAGTCGGCCTATCTGATGGCGGTGGGCGGCGCCGCCTATCTGGTCAGCCGGGCGATCAAGGCGAGCAAGGTCGTCGGCTTCGCCGATCTCGGCATGGAGGCGATCTACGAGTTCGAGGTGAAGGACATGCCCGTCACCGTCGCCGTCGATGCCGAAGGCACCAGCGTCCACAACACCGGCCCGCTGGTGTGGCGCGAGAAGATCCGCAAGGAAGGCCTGCTCGAAACCGCCTGA
- a CDS encoding outer membrane protein, protein MKMFLLATGALLVASAAPAFAQDGTATAAPSDSATFTGPRAEIFGGWDRVGTRERFDDGTTRVTNHDHKTAWTGGGLVGYDYPIGDKMTVGVLGSYAVSTAKTCADDATSIACLKAGREIEGGARVGYRLGAKSLVYVKGAYVNGQIRGTVADDAGDYVRGHANRDGWRAGAGVEYAVTKHAYVKAEYDYTRFKSFDAQDLGFADTSLRYDRNQVLAGFGVHF, encoded by the coding sequence ATGAAGATGTTCCTCCTCGCGACGGGCGCCCTGCTCGTTGCTTCCGCCGCCCCCGCATTCGCTCAGGACGGCACCGCCACCGCAGCTCCTTCCGACAGCGCCACCTTCACCGGCCCGCGCGCGGAAATCTTCGGCGGCTGGGATCGCGTCGGCACGCGCGAGCGCTTCGACGACGGCACGACCCGCGTCACCAACCACGACCACAAGACCGCCTGGACCGGCGGCGGCCTGGTCGGCTACGATTACCCGATCGGCGACAAGATGACGGTCGGCGTGCTCGGCAGCTACGCCGTGTCGACCGCCAAGACCTGCGCGGACGACGCCACCAGCATCGCCTGCCTCAAGGCCGGCCGTGAGATCGAGGGCGGCGCGCGCGTCGGCTATCGTCTCGGCGCCAAGTCGCTCGTCTACGTCAAGGGCGCCTATGTGAACGGCCAGATCCGCGGCACCGTTGCCGACGATGCGGGCGATTATGTGCGCGGCCACGCCAATCGCGATGGCTGGCGCGCCGGTGCCGGCGTGGAATATGCCGTCACCAAGCATGCCTATGTGAAGGCGGAGTATGATTATACCCGCTTCAAGAGCTTCGACGCGCAGGATCTCGGCTTCGCCGACACCAGCCTGCGTTACGATCGCAATCAGGTGCTGGCCGGCTTCGGCGTCCACTTCTGA
- a CDS encoding alpha-L-fucosidase: MLTRRHLLGVGGAALLGAGAARAIGPAAGPVQADWTSLAGAWRTPDWFRDAKFGIWAHWGAQAVPAFGDWYGRLMYVQGDPFYAHHLEHYGHPSRTGFLEIENLWKAEHWEPETLIGLYQKAGARYFTALACHHDNLDTFDSAHHSWNTLRVGPKRDIVGTWEKAARGAGLKFGVSNHSSHSWHWWQTAYGYDAEGPMRGQRYDAYRLRKQDGIGTWWEGLDPQELYNGPYYAPPDGIRAIKAMNDWHAARDGVWMEWAPPGPRGRAYAAQWLARQTDLVAKYRPDLVYFDDYGLPLGQAGIEAAADYYNRAIAWHGTPDVVMTGKQLSPYQRYGIVEDVERGFAADIRPHPWQTDTCIGSWFYDRPLAERHGYKSAKQVVQRLCDVVSKNGSLLLSVPLKADGTHDEDEMQILADLAGWFAANGGGIYGTRPWRMFGEGPNVPPTGMQSEAAMKPYTAQDVRITAGGGGLNLFLLDWPDGEARIACLGRRATGGGTIERVTLNGGDTVAFVQDDDALRVTLPPARPGQFVPGLRIEGRGLA; encoded by the coding sequence ATGCTGACGAGGCGACATCTTCTGGGTGTGGGCGGGGCTGCGCTGCTGGGCGCCGGGGCCGCGCGCGCCATCGGCCCGGCGGCCGGCCCGGTGCAGGCGGACTGGACCTCGCTCGCCGGCGCGTGGCGCACCCCCGACTGGTTCCGCGACGCCAAGTTCGGCATCTGGGCGCATTGGGGCGCGCAGGCGGTGCCGGCCTTCGGCGACTGGTACGGCCGCCTGATGTATGTGCAGGGCGATCCCTTCTACGCCCACCATCTCGAACATTATGGTCATCCCAGCCGCACCGGCTTCCTGGAGATCGAGAATCTCTGGAAGGCGGAGCATTGGGAGCCGGAGACGCTGATCGGCCTCTACCAGAAAGCGGGCGCCCGCTATTTCACCGCGCTGGCCTGCCATCACGACAATCTCGATACCTTCGACAGCGCCCACCATAGCTGGAACACCCTTCGAGTAGGCCCGAAGCGCGATATCGTCGGCACCTGGGAGAAGGCGGCGCGCGGCGCCGGGCTGAAGTTCGGCGTCTCCAACCACAGCTCGCACAGCTGGCACTGGTGGCAGACCGCTTATGGCTATGATGCCGAAGGGCCGATGCGCGGCCAGCGCTACGACGCCTATCGTCTCCGCAAGCAGGACGGCATCGGGACATGGTGGGAGGGGCTCGACCCGCAGGAGCTGTATAACGGCCCCTATTACGCGCCGCCGGACGGCATCCGCGCGATCAAGGCGATGAACGACTGGCACGCCGCGCGCGACGGCGTGTGGATGGAATGGGCGCCGCCGGGACCGCGCGGCCGCGCCTATGCGGCGCAATGGCTGGCCCGCCAGACGGATCTGGTCGCCAAATATCGGCCGGACCTGGTCTATTTCGACGATTATGGCCTGCCGCTGGGCCAGGCCGGGATCGAGGCCGCCGCCGATTATTACAACCGCGCGATCGCATGGCATGGCACGCCCGATGTGGTGATGACCGGCAAGCAGCTCTCGCCCTATCAGCGCTACGGCATCGTCGAGGATGTCGAGCGTGGCTTCGCCGCCGATATCCGCCCCCATCCCTGGCAGACCGACACCTGCATCGGCAGCTGGTTCTACGATCGCCCGCTGGCCGAGCGCCATGGCTACAAGAGCGCCAAGCAGGTCGTGCAGCGGCTGTGCGACGTGGTGTCCAAGAATGGCAGCCTGCTGCTCTCGGTGCCGCTCAAGGCCGATGGCACCCATGACGAAGACGAGATGCAGATCCTGGCCGATCTCGCCGGCTGGTTCGCCGCCAATGGCGGCGGCATCTACGGCACGCGCCCGTGGCGGATGTTCGGCGAAGGCCCCAACGTGCCGCCGACGGGGATGCAGAGCGAGGCCGCAATGAAGCCCTATACCGCGCAGGACGTCCGCATCACGGCGGGCGGCGGCGGGCTCAACCTGTTCCTGCTCGATTGGCCGGACGGCGAGGCGCGGATCGCCTGCCTCGGCAGGCGCGCGACCGGCGGCGGCACGATCGAGC
- a CDS encoding MFS transporter yields the protein MDDLRPVAGPRAASGGITPAVTIACAVACGVIVANLYYAQPLIALIAPELHLGANIGGLIVTLTMFGYAAGLLLIVPLADRIENRRLILATIAATALALAGLAAAPSAVAFLIAAMLVGFCSSGCQIVVPFAAALAPHETRGATIGNVMSGLLAGIMLSRPVASLIAEVAGWRAVFGVSAVLMVVLGLWLARALPERRPTSGQGYGHILRSMGHILLRERKLQRRAAYQGFVFAIFNIFWTSAPLLLADRFGFHQTGIALFALAGAAGALTAPIAGRLGDKGYIRLGTAAALLTITVSCLLAGWSGAIHSLALLVVFALTLDGATQINQVLGQRVIFSLPGEDRGRVNAVYMTILFVLGASGSAIATLAYHAAGWWGAMGAGAVLGSVVTLLFATEWLERRGQAH from the coding sequence ATGGACGATCTCAGACCAGTAGCAGGGCCGCGCGCCGCATCCGGCGGCATCACCCCGGCCGTCACCATCGCCTGTGCGGTGGCGTGCGGCGTGATCGTCGCCAATCTCTATTACGCCCAGCCGCTGATCGCGCTGATCGCGCCCGAACTGCATCTCGGCGCCAATATCGGCGGCCTGATCGTGACGCTGACGATGTTCGGCTATGCGGCGGGCTTGCTGCTGATCGTGCCGCTCGCCGATCGGATCGAAAACCGCCGGCTGATCCTCGCGACCATCGCGGCGACCGCGCTGGCGCTGGCGGGGCTGGCCGCGGCACCCTCCGCGGTCGCCTTCCTGATCGCGGCGATGCTGGTTGGTTTCTGTTCGTCCGGCTGCCAGATCGTGGTGCCCTTCGCCGCCGCGCTCGCGCCCCACGAGACGCGCGGGGCGACGATCGGCAATGTGATGTCGGGTCTGCTGGCCGGGATCATGCTGTCGCGCCCGGTCGCCAGCCTGATCGCGGAGGTCGCCGGGTGGCGGGCCGTGTTCGGCGTATCGGCGGTGCTGATGGTGGTGCTCGGCCTGTGGCTGGCGCGCGCGCTGCCCGAACGGCGCCCGACCAGCGGCCAGGGTTATGGCCATATCCTGCGGTCGATGGGGCATATCCTGCTGCGGGAACGCAAGCTCCAGCGCCGTGCGGCCTATCAGGGCTTCGTCTTCGCGATCTTCAACATCTTCTGGACATCGGCGCCGCTGCTGCTCGCCGATCGCTTCGGTTTCCACCAGACCGGCATCGCGCTGTTCGCGCTGGCCGGCGCGGCGGGCGCGCTGACCGCGCCGATCGCCGGGCGGCTGGGCGACAAGGGCTATATCCGGCTCGGCACCGCCGCCGCCCTGCTGACCATCACCGTCTCCTGCCTGCTCGCCGGATGGAGCGGTGCGATCCATTCGCTGGCGCTGCTGGTGGTGTTCGCGCTGACCCTCGATGGCGCGACGCAGATCAACCAGGTGCTCGGCCAGCGGGTGATCTTCTCGCTGCCGGGCGAGGATCGCGGGCGGGTCAACGCCGTCTACATGACGATCCTGTTCGTGCTCGGCGCCAGCGGATCGGCGATCGCCACGCTCGCCTATCACGCGGCGGGCTGGTGGGGCGCGATGGGCGCGGGGGCGGTGCTGGGCAGCGTTGTCACGTTGCTGTTCGCTACCGAATGGCTGGAACGACGCGGCCAAGCCCACTAA